TCTATGTTTAGAACAAAATAACATTCAGTTTAAAATCTGTCTGTAATCAATGAACATTGATTTAATATGCTATTATGATGAATGCAATGCTATGTTCCGAAAAACCTAGCAATAAAATTATGATGGTTGAattatgattgttattattgtcCTAGAGCAGAGTTGCCTTTATAAATAAGCATTCTCATTCACcccaacccccctccctcccccagcCGTCCCCCAGCTTTACTCAATAGGATTAGGATCCAGATGGGGGCAATCAGGGCCTCAATATCACTTATTTTTcaggtaaaaatattgttccAAATTGCACCCCCACATTTATTTGGTCATCGGACCTATTTTAGTCTGTCACATTGTTGGTCATCTATATTTGTATCGCTCTTTAAATATTGGTGTTGAGCTAATGAGAAACATGATTGAAGTTTCAGTTGCATGAACGTGAGCTGGGATTGAATTGATGATGAAACATCTGTTATAATTCTTGCTATGTCTTGTTTTTCCATTTCTTGAAAATGATCTTTAGGATGAGAATGTAAAGAACAGCACGCACCCGATCTTCCAGCGCTACCCAGAGGTCCGTGACGAGACTCAGAAATGGCTTCGTGAGCAGAAGGAGCAGTATGTGTTGATGCACGCCCCCTATCAGCTGACTGGGATACGTGTCAAAGTCTACCGGCTAGGTTCAACCACGCAGTGGTTCACTGCAGTCATCACATGGCACGATCTACTATCAAGGGTAAGTATCCTGTGCTGCATCATCTTGCATTTGCCACACTTCACCCAGGTTGTGGTGCATCATAGCGTGGGGTTGTTTCACAATGATTCAGGTCTGACTAAAAATTGCATGTTTACTGTATATGCACCACTGCATTGGTGAGATTAATGTTCATGATCCATATAGGCCTGTGTTGGCCTATATTTAGTCAGACTtgactctttgtgaaacagatAGGGGGCCTACATGGAGAATAGGAAATAAACTTGCAGAAAGTCAAGGTATTACTTAAAAATTAACAGGAAGGAATTAACATTCAGATATGTTAAATGTTTTATTCCTGGACAATTGAGAGCTACATGACAAAGCAAACATTCGGCTGTGGAGAGCGACAGAAATTTATTTCTCATCCTTTGCTTTTGGATGCAAATCGTCAGTGCACTATTCGAGATTGTATCCTCAATGATATTGCTGAAACAAGATGTCCACCGTTTTCTTGAAATCTTCCTGGCAGAAATATACATTTGTGGAGGTTTTACTTGATACTGATGTTATCGCTTTCCAAGTACTGCGCTGGACTCAAACGAAAGGTGTTGGGAAGCTGCCAGTTTTCTTCTGAAGATATTCAAGACCTTGATTTGAAGGGAGATATGCCCTAAGAGAGAAACAGATAGACAGACATTAGGGGGTTAGGGGTGTGATAAGATATACCCAGCTTGACCTTTGAGCATTCCTTGCTGTACTGGTATCTGCAGCAGAAACAACCAGGGAAGTCTTCCTTGAGGAATTGTTTTCTTCAGGAGATCTTTGGCAGGGATATATTACTTACAGGGTTGTTTATACAAGCCTGACAGATGATATGCAGACTCCTCCTGGTGCTATCATCCCCATGGTAGTTGATGTGAACAGCAAAAGCAGACCAGGATGGAATAGACAATTTAAAGGAACTGATGACAGACAAGCCATCTCCTCCCATGAAATGTATACCACATTAATGGAAACACAGATTGTATAATTGATTGGAAGTTTTGAATGCATTGATCGGCAAAACCATCCTGTATCGTCTTTTGGGAAAATTCTGTTCTTTCTGTTTGGTTATGAATATGTACCTATCTGTCGACTGAACAGTTATGGAAATGGAAGAGTCTCAGTCTTGCTGCAAAATCAAGGAGAAGCAACGGACATGGCATATTTACATTGGAAGTAACGGTTTTCTTATATCCGCACATTTGCTTTTAAGTTGCTAAGCAACCATTGGTTATGCAGCAAAAAGCTCAAATGATGAAAACACCAGTGAATTTTAATTTTCCCAATGCGAACAAGTTCATAAAAGTGTTCTTTATGGGAAATCATCTCTCTATGGAAATCGTACAATTTCATCATGAGACAGAAAGTGCCCTGTgagcaaaatgaaatatgatcaaATGTAAGTGACAGGTTTATGACTTGGTATGATCTACAACTCTCATAAGTTAGTTTCATACACTCAAAGAAAAATAGATTCATCTTTATATCTTTAAAGTTACAACCCATTATTACACCCATGCAATGTTTATAAGTGCAAAAAGATCTTTCAGATCAGATATGTGCAAAATTACATCAATATACATTAATCAAATGATTTTTCTACATACTTCACAATGCACAAAAAAAGATCATGAATAAACAAACACATTTTACAGTAGTTTAATCGCATGAACATTTGTATGAATTGGACGTCAATATAACGTGAGCAAACATTAAGGAATACATTAAGATAATATAGgtgaaaattttaatttcaatgtcTGATCTCTTTTCAGTTTGAATCCCTCCAGTTCTTGTGGTCGTGGTTAATCAATTTTCCCAGTTATCGTAAGGGAGATATGACTTTTATTGCAACAACCATAAGTTTCCTAGATCCCATTCTTAGATGCGCATCAGTGTGATTCTTACACGAGTAATAATATGCGTACTAACAAACCACTCGATTGTTCTAATATTCCTTCCAAGGAGGGATGAAGACGTCATTCTGATAAAGTAGACACAGTGTCTGCCAGCTCCTCCTCTCTCTAATACTGAAGACATTTAATGGTCAGGGGAAAATTGAGACAACCAAGCTGAGTATAACGTAACATGAATGTTCATGAGAATAATCATGAATTGGGTAATGATAAGAGCTCTGTTATATACTCCAGAGAGGGAAGCATGTAGAAGAGCGGTGAACTTCTCATCTACAACTGTCTCGTCTTGTCGGCCCGGAGGCAATACATCTTGGCGCTGGCATCCCAGACTTTGgtaatgaatatttttcaagaaataacaCAGCAAGAAGTAATAATCCAAACATTTTATTGGGGTACGACTTTAAATGCTTTGACAATGGATATGATGAGTTTAGAGGTATATAGATTTTCTGGGAAGCATATTTGCGATGGGATGAAAATGTGCTTGCATCCGTTTGTTTGATGGTAGAATGAAAGTTAATTGGCACCTTAAATACAAGCAGCAAGTAAATTTGTTCTCTTCTCAAACATTGCTCTGCGTTGACCATTAAAAACGGCTACATAATGGCAACTGATATTCCGTTAATTGCATGTTACAAGTATTTTGACATTTAAAGTATGAGTAACGCTAGCATGTCCATTATCGTAGATCCATTTCTTTCAGACCACATAAAGCTGCAATGAGAACTGTGTAGAGAAAGCTTATTTGAAGGACACCTATTGGTGGTTTCAACGCAATATGACAACATGTCTATTTAAGAAATAATCTGTCAAGGTTTCGTGTTTATGACAGAGACACATAGCAGCCATTATAATCTTCACTTCTATCAATCGACTCAATCGTCTGACCCAGTTTGTCATCAAATTAAGTAGCTCCAGAGATTCATTATTACGAACCAATCAATATTTCACTCAATGGAGCTTTCtcactctgtctctctctctctctatctcgcTCTTCCTGTTCCCTCCATTCAGTTCaatttagtttgattttcattCCTAGCCTATTTCATCTTTCACATTTAGATGGATGCCACAGTTTTCATATTCCCAGATCGATAAAGGTGAACATGAATACGAATTGcattaaaaagattttttttaaatcattgaaaAACCTGAAATTGAGAGCATGGTAAGAAGAAGACGTCCATTAGTACGCTTCTTATGAGGCATTATATAGACAAGTCAATTCAGGCAAAACACAAAACGACAACAAACCAAAATGGCATACTCACAAGAAACAAGCAAACATTGATTCTTGTTTGAAACACAATGAATTCAATCAACGAATTtaatcattctctttttttttatttaccaaaAGAATATTCACAAATAGATATCAATAACATTGGTCTATTTTGGCACAATTCCATGTAAGTATATTTTTGTAAACTGATATTTTCCTTGATAATGGAAACTTAGTCATGTTTACTTCAAGACCAATTATTGTTTTGGTTCTAAAGACTTGAAAACAGATTGAGCTCAGTATTTTGTTTTAGCAAAgatagtttttattatttttctcatcAAGAAGCATAATGAAAATGGGCAAAATATAGTGTCTATAGATTGTGACCAGCTTACATTGAAGCGAATAATATCAATGAGAATTTGTTGCTCTGCTTGCATCGTCTGAACCGCACTTTGTATTGCATGCCACGAAGGGAAAGGCATCAATTTGCCCATACATAGATCATATTGACATTTTGCTCTTTAAAAATACACAGATGATTTTCTAAAGACTCAAATGGAATAAGATAATAATGTACATTTAAGGAAGACAATCTGCCACTATTTATTCAGTTTCAGAACGATATTCATACCTGTAAATAGGCTTGACATGGAACAAGTTGTTTTATCAAAACACTCAGGAATTATCTTGTTTGTTTCAGATGAAGAGAGGTGCAAAGTGCATCTTTGACTGCACTTTTAGAGATCAATGTGATATTGGCCCAGATTTCCAATGCCTCCACCCTTCTCGTGCAGGAAACATTTCgttattaattattaaacaaATCGGTAGTAATCAGGTTTTGTGAATATTCATGTGAGCTTGAGGAATTTTCACACATCCTTTGTGTGATCATTAGGGGGTTCACTGTGATAATCACCAAGATTATGTCAAATAATTAGTTAATTTATTCAGTATTCTTGTTAAGTGCACATTAGTATTGAAATCCAGTTCAATCAAGCATCTTATATATTAGATTAGAAGTCCTGCTGATTGGATGaattgttttcaattattttgtttttttgtggtTTTATTTTTCAGGAGTTGAGAGTAATGGATGACACTGTTCTGGAGAGTCACACAGAGAATCCAGCTCACATTCAGATGATGTTCCTAGATGACGGTAAGATTGTTTATTATTGAATGACAAGTGTTACTTATCACGCGATGATGAAAACTCTTCATTTTCACAATCTTTTCGAGTGATCGTATAATAGATTTTAAGATGAATTATATGGATATGTATGTTCCTTTAGACAATTTTATCTGTTATGAAATCTTGaagaatatttttcataatgCTCTTCTGTTGCACTTCACAAGGTGGGTatttggaaattccttcatgattttaatcaataaaacaaCCTCTTCAAATCTAATTCCAAGGAATTGAAAAGAgaagtttttgttttttttaaacaggatATTATGGAAATATATTTATCATTCAAGCTTGCTGCTAAGCTGATGAGGGTACACGGTGGAACAAAAGATTTGAATAAGTCACAGAATTTAAGATTGCATGATATTTATGATTTGTATTCCGGCTTCACATTTCTCATGAGTAAACCCAAGTGTCTGCTATGTGAGAGTGAAATGGTGTGTGAGTACTGTTAAAAAGTGTTTTTGTCATCTTCTTGTGTCTGTGCGAGAAGCACATGTATGTACACCCACACTCTCTGATGTAACAGTTTAAGGTCAAATTCATTCCGATATTAAACCTAAACAAAGAATAGGTAGTACGCTGATAAGATTTATCAAGCTGAATCCCTTAAGGGTTGGTGTGTTTTTTGTGATTGAAATCTTTGAAGAACAGTATTCAACTCTTATGAGCTCATCACTCATTCTATCATTATCAATCTATAAAACCTTCTCAATTTATCAAACTGAATGATCTTTCTTTTCAATAAGTCTCCAAATGAAATTTACTTTCAAGTGTTAATTTGTAATGTGAGCCGATGGATATTTATGAGAGGTAAAGTCTCTAGTTTTCTGTTTCCATTTATTCAGAAATGTTTTTTAATGGTGTACTGATAGTTCTTTAGGAAAGCCCAATTGATCAGTTCGGGTACTAGATGACAATAAATCAGACAAGATTTTATGAAGTTTACAGTAATTGCATTCCACTGTAAAATACAGATTGATTCTACAGGCTATAGTAGAAAAAATACTGtccatattgatattttttgaaGCGCTGCCAGATTGATCCAGAACCTTTGTTCATCTTGTTTACGAAATTGAAATTTGCCTCTAATTCTATGTCAATTTACACAAACTTTTATGGATTGATAAGACCCATTATAACCAGTTCAAAAGGCATACATGCCTAATCATTTATCCCGATGAGCTCATATTCTCATGTTGACAAAggcaaaataataatcattttattgttatctcattGTTATTATAGAAGTGCTGATTCCCACATATTCCTCATTTTATTCAGATGAGGAAATGATAAGGAAGCCATTGTATTATTGAATAGACATTACTTTAATAGATAGGAGGTAAAAGGTCACATCGCAGGCCTAATAAAGACATCCTTCGTTCAATACGATTGTTGATTGTGCTTGATTGAACAAAGCCGGTTTGTGAGAGAAATCAAAGTTCAGGGATCTGGCTTATTGAACTAAAAATTGATGTAGAAATATTGAACATTGTGCTCTTTAATGGCATATCTCACTTCAGAATACTACCTCGTAGGAAATCGATTTGAATcgcagtaatttttttttcataaggtCAAAATCTTTTTGTATCAATGTGTATTCTTCACTTCTGCAGGAGGAAATAACTTTACAGCACGAGTTtgtgaatattgattttcagcTCATGTtagctttcctctgtacaagaAGTATGGGAGCtcatgtaaatattgtgatttggtGTAGAGATTATTGTTCACTAAATTGAAGCTGTTTGTATtacattaatttaaaaaaagtagtgAATATGTGACATCCTTTCCTTCATTTCATAACTATAAtgtgaaaaattaaaatgacttcactttttcattttgcatccaattttgatgaatttgttTGTATTGAGGTGGTatgatagttttttttaatctctacattgtatatatttaaatcaactgtTGTTGAAGTGGACTTGGCCTTTTAATTATTCATTCCTTGCCATGTCACCGACCAGACTACAGCCAGTCTGTCATGGGTGGAgcttatacatgtagcatgtgTCTGGCAATGAGCGGTCCTGTTATGAAGCAGAGTATAATTAGATATCTAGTTAATGATTGATGTTTGCCATAGAGGTTGCTGCCTTGAATTCTTGAAGCTAAATGTCATCAGTGTCTGGCATGGTAGAGATGTGAGAGCCCTTCCGAGGTGACTAAAAGTAGATCAATGAATTCATGGAGACTGATGTATTGCCATGTATATGTGCTATCGTGTCTCCGTATAGCTTTACAAGTTTATTATGTGAGGTAGTTGTGGTTTGTCTGCAAGCAAGCAGAACTgggatattcatattttctataACGTTCGTTCTAATTCTAGGTCTCTGATCGGCCAAAGGTGCAGTTGATCTTGGGATCATTCAATTGGCTATTTCATGAATGTCAGCTTGTGATCATGAAGAGTTAATTGTCATGCTTAAACGCCAACACATATGATATTAACACGTAATCTGATTGATGGATACGTGGTAGTCCACGTCACGTGTGCATGATCTTACCAATGCCTCGATGTGTTATATAGCGCAGAGGCAACTTGAATTTAAGTGCGACTGTAATCGCGCTTAAATCTTTGCGAAAAATCCCCCTGGATTAATTTCTAATAGTTTGGTGCAAAAGAGCACACTGAATTTAGACGAGGTACAGCAAGTCGCGTAAGCTGCTGGATGTAGTCAGAACGTAGTGGGACTGCTTCTGCGCGTAGAATAAACTTAcataatggttagtttcggTCATTATCGCTCATTTGGCAGACGATGCTAGCCTGCTAGTATATAGTATACTTACGCAGaccctattgcaaatcaaaatcaattccgggctcgatatttgcttcctcaaactgtagctatattataaatattagtAGGCAAAGCTTTATAGTACAAGAACATTGTTACTTTCAACATTGAATGCATTAATTAAGTTTCTTTGGactgtattaattgtttcaaataaAAAGGGTCTAGGAACGGAAACTACCATACGTTAGTCACGGACGGTGTACGCAGAAATATGCCatgttctgcctgctcgatctcaaagtttgggagaaaaatgagatgtaaccattataccagtcataaagtattatacatcaaactgtaGGTAATCCATTTAGCATTAAGATGACAATTAATCTCGACCTTTCTGACCCTTAGGGATATTCCAGGGGGAAAACAAAGGTGCTGGTGTCTCGAAAATATGGGTGGTTTTTGACCGTTTGCCATAGCAAGATTTGTGAACATGGACACTTTAAATCAACAGCGAGACGTAAATAGTGacttaattgtaataatatttacattaaattaatggaatttgataaaattttcacactattatcaatctggtgtgagattattaatagttataaagatatattccgatttctgcaatattacgTTCATGAAAACAACTGTTCCCTGTGTTGAAGCTGTGTGTGTGGACTTGCGGACACTCAAATGCACGCGACTAACCATTATGGTGGGCACACAACACACGCAGCATAAACTTCACAATAACGTGGCGCGGATGTAGCACGCAAATGAAAATTTCACATCTTTCGAGAAAATCAAAGTTGGCACAACGTTCGAGGGTTTCTTCTGAACTTCAAGAACATAGCGGGAACTTCATCTGGTGTAAAGGGGGTATAATTTGCTAGTAAAGATGCTCTTTAGTTTTGGCTTGGAGAACTGGGGAACAAGATGCTAATGGCAGTGCAGTTAGAAATATCTAGGCCTAATTACAGGTAAATCTGCCGAAATCAAATCTCTAGGGACCAAAAAGTGTGTCAGACATGGGCGAAATTAAATCTAGGAGAGATACACCTGAATTCCAAGGACATAATATAAATACAGATAGTGACCAAATATTTAGATTTGTGtttaaaccttgttgatttgaatgtaaagctaaaagatttgaatctAAGTCTTTTTAGATTTAAAGGTTAatccttcagattgaaaataaatccattaTTTGGCTGGTGACTATTCACAGCTGATCTGGATTTCTGGATTGATTTTAAATCCTTGACATTTTAGAGTTGATCATGTTTTGTCTAATTTCGTCTGAAACATAGCTTTTTGACTTGGGTTTTTATTAGAAAGGTCAACCTATGCAAATTTAATTGTAATGAAAACCGAAGAAAAAGCTAGGAAACCATATTTTTGTTACCAAGGACATAACATTCATATCGCTCTTCAAATGCCCCTCCCATACATCATGTGTCTATCATGAACTCCCTATCTGATTGCACATGAACTTTGTTGAAATCAACAAACTCCAATCGTCATTGTTTGCATAGTTGTTATACATACCATCAGAGCCTCTTATTATTTTGACTGACCTATAAATTGTATGCAATGTGGAGAGCATGACTGGCACCAGACTGCACGTAACCAGGGTCGTCGGGGCCAGACTGGTGAGCCCGCCTGTGGTCCCATCTACGAGATTGGTGGAATACGTAGGCTGGAGAGACCCGTCTCCTGAAAGGGTTCATGCACCCGTCTGCTAGTATCCTGACTGATTGGATtttggagagtggcaaagttgAGGCTTTCCGCTTTTGTGCGTGCCTTTGGAGGTGCTAGCTGAGTGGCATATGGCTTAGCTTTTTAACCAGAGGGGGATTAAAGCCTGAACATGGATTAATGCTTTTAGGATTAGTAATGGTGACTGTACATTTTTAAACCGACTGAGACTGCCAAGGTATGTTTTTCAACATTTATAAATTGTGGTCTTTgttgtattttaaaaatgaatatagtGCCTAACTTCTCTGGATGTATTCACAGGTTTAGACTTCATGACCTTGGTTGCATTGCCGAGGTTCCAAATTtgaaagggttttttttttattactgtttGGTTGAATAGATCTTGACTCTTTTTGTGGGGAGATTTGCAGACTTGAGAGATAGTGTTGCTTCTCTTAATAAGTATTAATTAGTGAAATGAAATAGGTAGCCTCATGTGCtaattcttctccttttccAACACATGTTGCAGATCCCCAATTTTTCAAGGTTTTTATATaagtatgtgctagtctttaaCTGCAGATATTCATTTAACTATTGTTTTGAAATTGTGCAGTTTGAGTTCTGCCCTtcaaaaaaaatgacatgaagtCTATGGTTGTGATAGGAATGGAGTAGACTATCAAACAGAAGGAATATTATTTGGAGAATAGGTTTTAGACAGGAATAAGCATCCAGTATGGTATTGCATGACTGTGGGAAAGAGATCATCAACTTTTCCATATGTCTAGAGAAGAAGAATGCATTTGAACTTGAAATGCCATCTGATCTAGTCAGACAGGCAGGCCTTGGTAAATAGACTGCATTGATTTCTGTCACTCTGCACTTCTGGTCACGACCTTTTCCTTTCTCTGACCCCTTTATGCAGTCCCTAGGCCCTCTCCTCCCCAGTGAGGTCAGAGTCATAATTCCTACATCTGCACACAACCTGAGCTATCGTTTGAATCGAAAGCAGAATGTTCAACTCAAATGTTTTGctagttttcttttttatttggcatGATTGGAAATAGATAGGTAACCAATTGTGTTGTTGAAGCAAAGTAGCTTCTGGATCTTCATTTGGAATGCAACAGTTGCATTGTAGTacacatcaccccccccccccccattttagaGAGATTTACACAGTTAACATGCTGCTTGAAATTTTATTAAATGCAGTTAATAAATGAACTTTACGGTTATTGAAgattgaatattaaaatttaattaaaaaaataaaagattttaaacacttatACAATTATATTAAAGTTCTTGTAGTAAACAGCTCCGTATAGAAATTTTAAGCAgcatttttataattaaaatagTCCATGGCCCTGTCTTATAAAGAGTAaggattgatcaaatcaatctcaactgtatggaaatccatctataccataatttttttctacaggaaatctccttagtaaacaaagagaagcacactgaatcttcaagagaatgatgagtgtatgaataaacatatctagaaaatattttgaacaaatttgcattttagatattgatgttgctggccgtccgtagttgtgattgatcggatcaatcacaactctttgtaaattGACGGGACCCAGGACTCTTCTGAACTCTGTAGGCCTACTGATTGGTCCATTCAGAAAATTACTTTCAACTCCGTGATCCAAGGCAGATACTAGAAATGGCCCTTACATATAGCTTTTTGGTAATTTTGTAATTCTATCTTTTCATATTAACATATTCATGAAGTCTTATTtcttcccggggggggggggggcttggaaTCATACTTCATTGATAATTTAACTGCCTTAACATAAAGCTACTGATAGAAGCAATACTTCTTAGTAAATTAAAAAGCATTATGGGTTAAAACCTTGAAATAAAGCAATTTCACCATATTAGATCGTTAGTGAACGGTCATGAGGTCTGATAACAAAGTGACAATTGAATTGGAAATAACATGTGGTATTATCACATTGAAGTCTGTACAAAGCAACTACATCCTGCTCAAATTTACTCCCTATTTTTCATAGCCCAAGTCTGCGGTGAGAGGCTCGTTTTCCCCAGGTCGTGAGGAGGTTATCCGACCCAGTGAGAAATTGTGCTGTTGGTTtctgtttttatgtttttttactcTGCCACTAAACTAGCGCTGGCACCACCTTCCTCCCCTCGTTCCATATTTACATGTAGCCTACATTGCATGTTTGTGTATTTTGAGAGAAGTTGTTATTCTGAATCCATATTCCATTTTATAAGTGTTCGGGTTGTTTATGACTCTTAATCACTTCTATTATCACCTGATATTCAAGGGCTGTATTCTGAGCCAAATGTTTGTTTACATTCAAACCTGTTATCTCATATGAGATGATGAGAAATGTGCAAGACCTTTTGAATGTATTTAGACTTGGCAGTCGGGCTTTGTCACACTGCACTCTTTTGCCAACGGGAGTCTTCACAAGTTTATGCCCACTTTGGTGGCACCGATAGTCTAATGGGGGAAATAAATGATCATACATTTCATACTAGATTTAGAGAAATATGATTGTTGATTTTCTTTTGAGGATCGCAGGAGATTGAGAATAAGAATCAAGGGCAATGCAACAATAAATTCATAAACTTCCTAATTAGAATTATTCAGCTCATTGCTTGAGTAAATTGCAGAGATTTCCAGTCATCCGTCTATCCCTTTTGGTTTCaaaatggccccccccccctcttctcttCCATGATGTATTGATGAAAACTTTGCCCTTTTCACACAGGAAGCCCCTATTACTCAGATCTTTGTATCCTTGTGCAAAC
The genomic region above belongs to Lytechinus pictus isolate F3 Inbred chromosome 12, Lp3.0, whole genome shotgun sequence and contains:
- the LOC135156198 gene encoding probable JmjC domain-containing histone demethylation protein 2C encodes the protein MKSFEVLVDRVGISSASLRPLEFLVDQHLLFVKDKEIQVFKDENVKNSTHPIFQRYPEVRDETQKWLREQKEQYVLMHAPYQLTGIRVKVYRLGSTTQWFTAVITWHDLLSRELRVMDDTVLESHTENPAHIQMMFLDDGKIVYY